In one window of Verrucomicrobiota bacterium DNA:
- a CDS encoding MFS transporter: MPLRPLPEESSQFRHLTTLASTPCFLPLVSAILFVGLGNGVGGSYLTLFVIDKAHLSPLALGIFLTVYSLSGMIIGASFGCWFDRTPSPIPLLLALVMTVSGYLLLSVTTDFYLLLLIAGLPLGTSLAVFPQLFALAKGHLDQVGAETAERGTAMMRATWSIAWAVGPALGALMISRFDFLGVFLTAAMCAVTATVIVALARVNALRPTRETGLGLKPGSGTLRQAGFAASSLTLFHAAMFMGSIALPIVATHELGGTKADVGLIFSLCALLEVPVMFAFVLRPAVAGNRHWISAGFLAFILYFLTITWGPSVAILLAAQVLRAVGIGLIGYQGISYMQALLPHQAGSAATLFANTANAGFLFASLTAGGWAQAFGYRSMFLACAVLSALGLVMIQFQPRALRCGK; encoded by the coding sequence GTGCCGCTTAGACCGTTACCAGAAGAGTCTTCGCAGTTTCGCCACCTCACCACGCTGGCGTCGACGCCCTGCTTCCTTCCCCTGGTCAGCGCGATTTTGTTTGTTGGACTTGGGAACGGTGTGGGCGGCTCGTACCTGACGCTCTTCGTGATCGACAAGGCTCACCTGAGCCCGCTTGCACTCGGCATTTTTCTCACCGTTTACTCGTTGAGCGGCATGATCATTGGCGCTTCTTTCGGGTGCTGGTTTGATCGCACACCAAGCCCGATTCCACTGCTCCTCGCACTTGTCATGACGGTAAGCGGATACCTGCTGCTAAGCGTTACCACTGATTTTTACCTACTCCTTCTGATCGCTGGTTTGCCCCTCGGCACCAGCCTCGCCGTGTTTCCGCAGCTCTTTGCTTTGGCGAAAGGGCACCTTGATCAGGTTGGCGCCGAGACGGCCGAGAGGGGCACCGCGATGATGCGCGCGACTTGGTCGATTGCGTGGGCGGTTGGACCCGCATTGGGCGCGCTCATGATCAGCAGGTTTGATTTCCTAGGGGTGTTCCTGACGGCTGCCATGTGCGCAGTAACGGCGACGGTTATTGTTGCTTTGGCACGAGTCAATGCGCTCCGGCCCACCCGGGAGACCGGCTTGGGGCTGAAACCAGGAAGCGGAACACTCCGTCAAGCCGGGTTTGCCGCTTCGAGCCTCACCCTCTTTCACGCGGCGATGTTTATGGGGTCCATTGCGCTCCCGATCGTTGCGACCCATGAACTCGGAGGAACCAAGGCCGATGTCGGGCTGATCTTTAGCCTTTGCGCTTTGCTGGAGGTGCCGGTGATGTTTGCGTTTGTACTTCGCCCAGCCGTCGCGGGCAATCGTCATTGGATCTCGGCCGGCTTCCTCGCGTTCATCCTCTATTTCCTAACCATAACCTGGGGCCCCTCGGTGGCGATCTTGTTGGCCGCCCAAGTGCTGCGCGCCGTCGGTATCGGGTTGATCGGGTATCAGGGCATCAGCTACATGCAAGCGCTCCTGCCCCATCAAGCGGGTTCAGCGGCCACCTTGTTCGCCAACACGGCCAACGCAGGTTTCCTGTTTGCTAGTCTTACCGCTGGAGGATGGGCACAAGCGTTCGGTTATCGATCGATGTTTCTAGCTTGTGCAGTCCTGAGCGCCTTGGGGCTGGTGATGATCCAGTTCCAACCAAGGGCACTCCGCTGCGGTAAGTGA
- a CDS encoding SWIB/MDM2 domain-containing protein, which produces MPTRKTHTAKGRAAGTLAKPVQPDQALAAAVGSDPLPRTELTKKLWEYIREHKLQDAQDRRRIRADDKLRPVLDGQDSVTMFERTKFVNRHLT; this is translated from the coding sequence ATGCCTACTCGGAAGACCCATACCGCCAAAGGAAGGGCGGCCGGCACCCTGGCCAAACCCGTGCAACCCGACCAGGCGCTGGCCGCCGCGGTCGGATCGGACCCACTGCCCCGGACCGAACTGACCAAAAAGCTTTGGGAGTACATCCGGGAGCATAAGCTGCAGGACGCCCAGGACCGGCGCCGCATCCGGGCCGACGATAAGCTCCGGCCGGTTTTGGATGGGCAGGATTCGGTGACGATGTTCGAGCGGACCAAGTTCGTGAACCGACACCTTACCTAA
- a CDS encoding HU family DNA-binding protein → MTKTELQVALAEATQTDKKTAGAFLNALAAIAYKAVKKDSEFVLPGFGKLTKRKRAARTGFNVQTRQKMKVAAKTVVKFRVAKGAKDAILGAKAPSPAGQAGKQAPPPAARAGGKAGPSRKAAGKSTT, encoded by the coding sequence ATGACCAAAACCGAATTGCAAGTGGCCCTCGCCGAGGCCACCCAAACCGACAAGAAGACCGCCGGGGCGTTTTTGAACGCGCTGGCCGCCATCGCTTACAAAGCGGTTAAAAAGGACAGTGAATTCGTGCTGCCCGGTTTTGGCAAGCTGACCAAAAGGAAGCGCGCCGCCCGCACGGGGTTCAACGTGCAGACGCGCCAGAAGATGAAGGTGGCGGCCAAGACGGTGGTGAAGTTCCGGGTCGCCAAAGGGGCCAAGGACGCGATCCTCGGGGCCAAGGCGCCATCGCCTGCAGGGCAGGCCGGTAAGCAAGCCCCACCGCCGGCCGCCCGCGCGGGCGGCAAAGCCGGCCCCTCCCGTAAAGCTGCAGGTAAAAGCACCACGTAG